A window of the Catenulispora sp. MAP5-51 genome harbors these coding sequences:
- a CDS encoding DUF3224 domain-containing protein — MRTEGTFSVTSFAPAAVEPSLEVVTATATGVATMEKAFEGGIAGRSATLFTSAYDQERGAGTYLALESFEGTLDGRAGTFNFVHSATTAGADRSDEYFLIVPGSGTGELAGITGTGSIEVDADGTHRIRFDYAISPGQVGAVEG; from the coding sequence ATGAGAACCGAGGGAACCTTCAGCGTGACGTCGTTCGCGCCGGCCGCCGTCGAGCCGTCGCTGGAGGTCGTCACGGCCACTGCGACGGGGGTGGCGACCATGGAGAAGGCGTTCGAGGGCGGGATCGCGGGGCGTTCGGCCACGCTGTTCACCTCGGCGTACGACCAGGAGCGGGGCGCGGGTACCTATCTGGCGCTGGAGTCGTTCGAGGGGACGTTGGACGGGCGCGCCGGCACCTTCAACTTCGTGCACTCCGCGACAACGGCCGGGGCGGACCGGTCCGATGAGTACTTCCTGATCGTGCCCGGCAGCGGTACCGGTGAGCTGGCGGGCATCACCGGTACCGGCAGCATCGAGGTCGACGCGGACGGCACGCACCGCATCCGGTTCGACTACGCCATCAGCCCCGGGCAGGTCGGCGCCGTCGAAGGCTGA
- a CDS encoding TetR/AcrR family transcriptional regulator produces the protein MADKTDKPKRADAERTITAVLDAALRCFAVGPDATVTEIAKAAGVGRVTVYGHFDSLESIVDALLVRSLSEADETFAALDLESGTAAEAVDRLLHAPWLLGRYQGLLAAATRHLGPEKVRQLHEKVFARIEAVIVRGRESGEFRTDLPLPWTMASAYALAHAAAGEADAGRLGREEAADLLSTTVLWLLRGPGGN, from the coding sequence ATGGCCGACAAGACCGACAAGCCCAAGCGCGCCGACGCCGAGCGGACCATCACCGCCGTCCTCGACGCGGCCCTGCGGTGCTTCGCCGTCGGCCCCGACGCGACGGTCACCGAGATCGCCAAGGCGGCGGGCGTCGGCCGGGTCACGGTGTACGGGCACTTCGACTCCCTGGAGTCGATCGTCGACGCGCTGCTGGTCCGCTCCCTGTCCGAGGCCGACGAGACGTTCGCGGCCCTGGACCTGGAATCGGGCACCGCCGCCGAGGCCGTCGACCGGCTCCTGCACGCACCCTGGCTCCTGGGCCGCTACCAGGGCCTGCTGGCCGCCGCCACCCGGCACCTGGGCCCGGAGAAGGTACGGCAGCTGCACGAGAAAGTCTTCGCCCGCATCGAGGCGGTGATCGTGCGAGGCCGCGAATCCGGCGAGTTCCGCACCGACCTGCCGCTGCCGTGGACGATGGCGTCGGCGTACGCGCTCGCGCACGCCGCCGCCGGCGAGGCCGACGCCGGGCGGCTGGGACGGGAAGAAGCCGCGGATCTGCTGAGCACGACGGTGCTCTGGCTGCTGCGGGGGCCGGGCGGGAACTAG
- a CDS encoding XRE family transcriptional regulator, whose protein sequence is MSITARHLRRLASGERLGTTPATRRILQAMFGRPVGELLQPWNPEDDAASAAVTAPQSDVELLTMAAERSRDFSLTKQLVTSPEVIDRLEDEVRELAAVFQRTPVPMILGRLVGVQDTILASLELRQKPSNARQLYFLAAVVSGILAHVGNDLGKPTIAMDHSRSGFVWAEYADHNGLRAWIRGIQSYLSFWAGRPRQSLSYAQSGAAFAQDGIGSTVSWLHASQARAWAALGNTEQVRSLIRTADDVYESTTPSDLDEFGGPCTFGRPKHLYYSARAMATLPDLAEAARDTASLAVDAYGDENDADWDYNCLADSQVSLALARLSLGELDGAAEPLRPVFQLAPEQRVADIVSTVGLVHRSLNQFATDQRARDLQEEIEVFTRASLPQFPM, encoded by the coding sequence GTGTCCATCACGGCCCGGCATTTGCGGCGTCTGGCGTCGGGGGAGCGGCTCGGCACGACGCCGGCGACTCGTCGCATCCTTCAGGCGATGTTCGGCAGGCCGGTCGGCGAACTCCTGCAACCATGGAACCCCGAGGACGATGCCGCGTCGGCCGCGGTGACAGCCCCCCAATCCGATGTGGAGTTGCTGACCATGGCAGCGGAGCGATCGCGGGACTTCAGCCTCACCAAGCAGCTGGTCACCAGCCCCGAGGTCATCGACCGGCTCGAAGACGAGGTGCGCGAGCTGGCCGCGGTGTTCCAGCGCACCCCGGTCCCGATGATCCTCGGCCGGCTCGTCGGCGTTCAGGACACCATCCTGGCGTCCCTGGAGCTGCGGCAGAAGCCGTCCAATGCCAGACAGCTGTACTTCCTGGCCGCGGTGGTCTCGGGGATACTCGCCCACGTCGGCAACGATCTCGGCAAGCCGACGATCGCGATGGACCACTCCCGCAGCGGTTTCGTCTGGGCCGAGTACGCCGACCACAACGGACTGCGTGCCTGGATCAGAGGCATTCAGTCATACCTCTCCTTCTGGGCGGGACGGCCGCGCCAATCCCTGAGCTATGCGCAGTCCGGAGCCGCCTTCGCGCAGGACGGCATCGGATCAACCGTCTCCTGGCTCCACGCGAGCCAGGCCCGAGCCTGGGCGGCGCTGGGCAACACCGAACAAGTCCGCTCCCTGATCCGCACGGCCGACGACGTGTATGAGAGCACGACGCCGAGCGACCTGGACGAATTCGGCGGCCCCTGCACGTTCGGCCGGCCCAAGCATCTGTACTACTCCGCGCGGGCCATGGCGACGCTGCCCGACCTCGCGGAAGCCGCACGAGACACCGCGAGCCTGGCGGTCGATGCCTATGGGGACGAGAACGACGCGGACTGGGACTACAACTGCCTGGCCGACTCCCAGGTCAGCCTGGCTTTGGCGCGACTGTCCCTGGGCGAACTCGACGGTGCCGCCGAACCGCTGCGCCCGGTCTTCCAGCTGGCACCGGAACAGCGGGTCGCGGACATCGTCTCGACGGTCGGCCTGGTACACCGGTCGCTCAACCAGTTCGCCACGGACCAGCGTGCGCGGGACCTCCAAGAGGAGATCGAAGTGTTCACGCGGGCATCGCTTCCGCAGTTCCCGATGTAG
- the argS gene encoding arginine--tRNA ligase, protein MAKALSEILADDVRAALTAVLGDAARDADPLIRPSDHADFQANGVLPLAKAVKGNPRELATKVAAALAPAGAEGASSAASATSAAGSEPVATSGVIAAVEVAGPGFLNLTLTDAALAGQAAERLGDPRLGVAPTAVGQTTVIDYSQPNIAKEMHVGHLRSTVIGDALVRLLEFDGRTVVRQNHLGDWGTQFGMLIQYLVEHPEARPAEAEHSGEVAISWLTALYRDARAHFESDAEFADRARKRVVTLQGGDADSLAVWREMVAESKRYFEDVYARLDVRLVDADAVGESFYNPYLAEVAADLEERGVAVWSEGALCVFFEDVKGPDGEPVPLIVRKSDGGFGYAATDLAAIRYRVDTLKAGQILYVVDSRQALHFRMVFETARRAGYLPEGVEAVHVQFGSVLGTDGKPFKTRAGKTIRLIELLDSAVEHAVATVEEKNPDLDADGTRTEAKIVGIGAVKYADLSTSRTKDYIFDLDRMVSLHGNTSVYLQYAHARIHSILRKLPEGTASQVHPELELEPAERRLALHLDDLGATLATVTENFEPHRLASYLYALAQTFSDFYENCPVVKAPTDAVRENRAALVRLTGETLKLGLALLGISAPEQL, encoded by the coding sequence ATGGCCAAGGCACTGTCGGAGATCCTGGCGGACGACGTCCGCGCCGCGCTGACCGCGGTGCTCGGGGACGCGGCGCGCGACGCCGACCCGCTGATCCGCCCCTCCGACCACGCCGACTTCCAGGCCAACGGCGTGCTGCCGCTGGCCAAGGCGGTGAAGGGCAACCCGCGCGAGCTGGCCACGAAGGTCGCCGCTGCACTGGCCCCGGCCGGCGCCGAGGGCGCGTCCAGTGCGGCCAGCGCGACAAGCGCCGCCGGCTCCGAGCCCGTCGCCACCTCCGGCGTGATCGCCGCCGTCGAGGTGGCCGGCCCCGGCTTCCTCAACCTCACCCTCACCGACGCCGCCCTGGCCGGCCAGGCCGCCGAGCGCCTCGGCGACCCGCGCCTGGGCGTTGCGCCCACCGCGGTCGGCCAGACCACCGTCATCGACTACTCCCAGCCGAACATCGCCAAGGAGATGCACGTCGGCCACCTGCGCTCGACCGTCATCGGCGACGCGCTGGTCCGGCTGCTGGAGTTCGACGGCCGCACCGTGGTGCGCCAGAACCACCTCGGCGACTGGGGCACCCAGTTCGGCATGCTCATCCAATACCTGGTCGAGCACCCCGAGGCCCGCCCGGCCGAGGCCGAGCACTCCGGCGAGGTCGCCATCTCCTGGCTGACCGCCCTGTACCGCGACGCCCGCGCCCACTTCGAGTCCGACGCCGAGTTCGCCGACCGGGCCCGCAAGCGCGTGGTGACGCTGCAGGGCGGGGACGCAGACTCGCTGGCGGTCTGGCGCGAGATGGTCGCGGAGTCCAAGCGCTATTTCGAGGACGTCTACGCCCGCCTGGACGTGCGCCTGGTCGACGCCGACGCGGTCGGCGAGAGCTTCTACAACCCCTACCTCGCCGAGGTCGCCGCCGACTTGGAGGAGCGGGGCGTCGCGGTGTGGAGCGAGGGCGCGCTGTGCGTGTTCTTCGAAGACGTCAAGGGCCCCGACGGCGAGCCGGTCCCGCTGATCGTGCGCAAGAGCGACGGCGGCTTCGGCTACGCCGCCACCGACCTGGCCGCGATCCGCTACCGCGTCGACACCCTCAAGGCCGGCCAGATCCTCTACGTCGTCGACAGCCGCCAGGCGCTGCACTTCCGCATGGTGTTCGAGACCGCACGCCGCGCCGGCTACCTGCCCGAAGGCGTCGAGGCGGTGCACGTGCAGTTCGGTTCGGTCCTGGGCACCGACGGCAAGCCGTTCAAGACCCGCGCCGGCAAGACCATCCGCCTGATCGAACTGCTGGACAGCGCCGTCGAGCACGCCGTGGCCACGGTCGAGGAGAAGAACCCGGACCTGGACGCCGACGGCACGCGCACCGAGGCCAAGATCGTCGGCATCGGCGCGGTGAAGTACGCCGACCTGTCGACCTCGCGAACCAAGGACTACATCTTCGACCTGGACCGCATGGTCTCCCTGCACGGGAATACCAGCGTCTACCTGCAGTACGCGCACGCCCGGATCCACTCGATCCTGCGCAAGCTCCCCGAGGGCACCGCCTCCCAGGTGCACCCGGAGCTGGAGCTGGAGCCGGCCGAGCGCAGGCTGGCCCTGCACCTGGACGACCTCGGGGCGACACTGGCCACGGTCACGGAGAACTTCGAGCCGCACCGGCTGGCGTCCTACCTCTACGCGCTGGCGCAGACCTTCTCGGACTTCTACGAGAACTGCCCGGTCGTCAAGGCACCGACCGACGCGGTGCGGGAGAACCGCGCCGCGCTGGTGCGCCTGACCGGGGAGACGCTGAAGCTGGGGCTGGCGCTGCTGGGGATCAGCGCGCCGGAACAGCTGTGA
- a CDS encoding class I tRNA ligase family protein, producing MIHRSFDRAAVGTGGHDQVLSSADIEGLPFQLIYGSLASGAEAELCDTSSDEVLFVLSGTGNLTESSGRFHPLSPGDAVHVARESGCVLRAEDTDAVDFVRATWDRSATTQAACGVRTFDRAAMDWAYEMRIQHLFDEADIPGLPFGSVFGSVDPHTTSKYHRQQDGEIFLALGGRAEIRSGAASIEIGAGDLVYLTPFDVHGIRNTADEPFNLVSIYWDDSDTAAARLAAHPPRLDVPHRVVVSCPPPTPNGDLHLGHLAGPYLRADMFARALRTMGTDVALVTGTDDHQSYVATEALRGGVDTTDLAVEAGDRVLATLTRAGYTATSVYRPLTDEGLQERIRTRFAALAASPATSFRSVRTPWCASCGCSLYQSFAAGNCPHCGQRCVGEICEACGMPNDARDLLDLACALCGAAPMFREEPALLLDLNVFAEDLRDHLAGLEGGSGLRLLARQLVDAGLGPYRISRSSTWGIALDGDLSGQVVDPWAELALTHLDQAASVDRAGAWAESESGSGSGPGSVTFLGYDNSFYYGVLMPALALATGAEDALPHGYVVNRFLHLDGEKFSTSQGHAVWADDALAKVPADAVRLALLREAPEEAVVDITVARANALHDPLLDEIREWIDGFAELPGAGAIPSTGAWSVAHREFYRGVCLLTTRLDGFLAVDAFSSTAYVETLESFVRGAKRFRNAERTRRLLVDKQEEARTSVALEYLAAKAFAALCYPVMPSFGERAWQGLGLPGVPVRQQAWSFIPAGTHADLASARELAAQWPKS from the coding sequence ATGATTCACAGGTCATTTGATCGGGCAGCAGTCGGCACGGGGGGACATGATCAGGTCCTGTCGTCAGCGGACATCGAAGGACTCCCGTTCCAGCTCATCTACGGGAGCCTGGCTTCAGGGGCGGAAGCAGAACTCTGTGACACCTCCAGCGACGAGGTCCTCTTCGTCCTGTCCGGCACGGGGAACCTGACCGAATCATCTGGCCGCTTTCACCCGCTCTCACCCGGCGACGCCGTTCACGTCGCGCGCGAGTCAGGGTGCGTACTTCGCGCAGAAGACACCGATGCAGTGGACTTCGTGCGCGCGACATGGGACAGATCGGCCACCACGCAGGCGGCATGCGGGGTGCGTACGTTTGATCGCGCCGCGATGGACTGGGCGTACGAGATGCGTATCCAGCATCTCTTTGACGAGGCGGACATCCCCGGCCTGCCGTTCGGCAGTGTCTTCGGCTCGGTGGACCCTCACACGACGTCGAAGTACCACCGCCAGCAGGATGGCGAGATCTTCCTGGCCCTCGGCGGCCGCGCCGAGATCCGGTCGGGCGCGGCATCGATCGAGATCGGGGCCGGCGACCTGGTGTACTTGACGCCCTTCGACGTCCACGGAATTCGCAATACGGCCGACGAGCCTTTCAACCTGGTGTCGATCTACTGGGACGACAGCGACACCGCCGCCGCACGACTGGCCGCTCATCCCCCTCGGCTCGACGTCCCCCACCGGGTCGTGGTCAGCTGCCCGCCTCCGACGCCTAACGGAGACCTGCATCTCGGACATTTGGCCGGTCCCTACCTGCGCGCTGACATGTTCGCGCGCGCCCTGCGCACCATGGGCACAGACGTCGCGCTGGTGACGGGTACCGATGACCACCAGTCTTACGTCGCCACCGAGGCACTGCGCGGCGGGGTCGATACCACGGACCTGGCCGTCGAGGCCGGAGACCGTGTTCTCGCCACTTTGACCCGGGCCGGCTACACCGCCACGTCCGTCTACCGCCCACTCACGGACGAAGGCTTGCAGGAGCGGATACGAACCCGTTTCGCAGCCCTCGCCGCGTCCCCTGCGACAAGCTTCAGGTCGGTTCGGACGCCTTGGTGCGCGTCGTGCGGTTGTTCCCTCTATCAATCCTTCGCGGCCGGAAACTGCCCGCACTGTGGCCAACGATGCGTCGGCGAGATCTGCGAAGCCTGTGGCATGCCCAACGACGCGCGCGATCTCCTCGATCTCGCCTGCGCTCTGTGCGGAGCCGCCCCGATGTTCCGTGAGGAACCGGCGTTGCTGCTCGACCTGAACGTCTTCGCCGAGGATCTGCGCGATCACCTCGCCGGCCTGGAAGGTGGGAGCGGCCTGAGACTGCTGGCCAGGCAGCTCGTCGACGCGGGGCTCGGACCGTACCGGATCAGCCGCTCATCGACGTGGGGCATCGCCCTCGATGGCGATCTGTCGGGCCAGGTCGTCGATCCCTGGGCGGAGTTGGCACTCACCCACCTCGACCAGGCGGCGAGCGTCGACCGTGCCGGGGCCTGGGCCGAGTCCGAGTCCGGGTCCGGGTCCGGACCCGGATCAGTGACTTTCCTGGGCTACGACAACAGCTTCTATTACGGCGTCCTCATGCCCGCGTTGGCCTTGGCGACAGGGGCCGAGGACGCGTTGCCGCACGGCTACGTGGTCAACCGTTTTCTTCACCTCGACGGTGAGAAATTCTCGACCAGCCAAGGCCACGCCGTGTGGGCCGACGACGCGCTGGCGAAGGTTCCGGCCGACGCCGTCCGCTTGGCGCTCCTGCGCGAGGCGCCCGAGGAAGCCGTGGTCGACATCACCGTGGCGCGAGCGAACGCCCTGCACGATCCGCTGTTGGACGAGATCCGGGAGTGGATCGACGGGTTCGCCGAGCTTCCCGGCGCCGGCGCGATCCCCAGTACCGGCGCGTGGTCTGTGGCCCATCGTGAGTTCTATCGCGGTGTCTGCCTTCTCACGACGCGTCTGGATGGCTTTCTGGCGGTTGACGCGTTCAGCAGCACCGCCTATGTCGAGACGTTGGAATCGTTCGTACGCGGTGCGAAACGGTTCCGGAATGCTGAACGGACGCGGCGTCTGCTGGTCGACAAACAGGAGGAGGCGCGTACCAGCGTGGCGTTGGAGTATCTCGCCGCGAAGGCCTTCGCAGCTCTTTGCTATCCCGTCATGCCGTCGTTCGGGGAGCGGGCATGGCAGGGCCTGGGTCTGCCAGGCGTGCCTGTCCGCCAACAGGCGTGGTCGTTCATCCCAGCCGGAACACATGCCGACCTGGCCTCGGCACGAGAGCTCGCCGCGCAGTGGCCGAAGTCTTGA
- a CDS encoding MFS transporter, with the protein MDDSPGHGESRDHSRWAALALLCLAQFMLIVDITGVNLALPTMAHDLSLSRQALTWVPAAYTLCFGGLLLLGGRLADGLGRRRAFLLGLAAFTAASLMSGLAHSSGELIAGRAAQGVAAALLSPAALSIVTTTFHGPERTKALGVWGAIGGAGAAVGVLVGGALTSGPGWRWVFFVNLPIGLAVLVLLPRLVPASAPARSLRGLDVPGALAATATAALLIYGLIHAGGSGWGTAATLLPLAGAVLAAVVLVLVERSAAHPLLRRELIRDRAVVAGAGVMFAATILLITGFFLLSWYLQHRAGYSALKTGVVYLPVAVATGLGAHLASHGVGHLGFRRTAVSGFVVAAAGALLLTRLPASGNAALAVLPGFMLLSVGVGMALVTATTAALHQADHSEAGLISGLVNTGHELGSALGVALASVLAGGSLGATTAATATASASASTAAATGVGGFHTAFAAAAGIAAVAALAALRALPAGRPDPSARPVFGH; encoded by the coding sequence ATGGACGACAGCCCCGGCCACGGCGAAAGCCGCGACCACTCCCGATGGGCCGCCCTGGCCCTGCTGTGCCTGGCCCAGTTCATGCTGATCGTCGACATCACGGGGGTGAACCTGGCCCTGCCCACGATGGCCCACGACCTTTCCCTCAGCCGCCAGGCGCTGACCTGGGTGCCTGCGGCCTACACGCTGTGCTTCGGCGGTCTGCTGCTGCTTGGCGGCCGGCTCGCCGACGGCCTGGGACGCCGGCGCGCGTTCCTGCTCGGCCTGGCCGCGTTCACCGCCGCCTCGTTGATGTCCGGGCTCGCGCACTCCTCCGGGGAGCTGATCGCCGGGCGCGCCGCGCAGGGTGTCGCCGCCGCGCTGCTGTCTCCGGCGGCGCTGTCGATCGTCACTACGACGTTCCACGGTCCGGAGCGCACCAAGGCGCTCGGCGTCTGGGGCGCGATCGGCGGGGCCGGCGCGGCGGTCGGGGTGCTGGTCGGGGGCGCGCTGACCTCGGGGCCGGGGTGGCGCTGGGTGTTCTTCGTGAACCTGCCGATCGGCCTGGCGGTGCTGGTGCTGCTCCCCCGGCTGGTGCCAGCCTCGGCGCCGGCGCGGTCGCTGCGCGGGCTGGACGTGCCCGGCGCGCTGGCCGCGACGGCCACCGCCGCGTTGCTGATATACGGCCTGATCCACGCCGGCGGTTCGGGCTGGGGCACCGCGGCCACGCTGCTGCCGTTGGCTGGTGCGGTGCTGGCGGCTGTCGTACTGGTTCTGGTGGAACGTTCGGCGGCGCATCCGTTGCTACGACGGGAGCTCATACGAGACCGCGCGGTGGTTGCCGGGGCCGGGGTGATGTTCGCGGCGACGATTTTGTTGATCACCGGGTTCTTCCTCCTGTCGTGGTACCTCCAGCACCGCGCGGGCTACTCGGCGCTCAAAACCGGCGTGGTCTACCTGCCGGTGGCGGTGGCGACGGGCCTGGGCGCGCATCTGGCCTCGCACGGCGTCGGGCACCTCGGCTTCCGGCGGACCGCCGTCTCCGGCTTCGTCGTGGCCGCCGCCGGCGCGCTGCTGCTGACCCGGCTCCCGGCCAGCGGGAACGCGGCGCTGGCGGTGCTGCCCGGGTTCATGCTGCTCAGCGTGGGCGTCGGCATGGCGCTGGTGACGGCCACGACCGCCGCGCTGCACCAGGCCGACCACAGTGAGGCCGGATTGATCTCGGGCCTGGTCAACACCGGGCACGAACTCGGGTCGGCGCTCGGTGTGGCGCTGGCCTCGGTTCTGGCCGGCGGGAGCCTGGGGGCTACGACGGCGGCGACCGCGACGGCGTCGGCATCGGCATCAACGGCTGCGGCGACCGGCGTCGGCGGGTTCCACACCGCGTTCGCGGCCGCCGCCGGCATCGCGGCGGTGGCGGCGCTCGCGGCGCTGCGGGCGCTGCCGGCGGGGCGTCCGGATCCGTCGGCGCGGCCGGTGTTCGGGCACTGA
- a CDS encoding tRNA-binding protein, with protein sequence MTSAPETFVAAPIKPTISYEDLAKVDVRVGAIEHVEDMPKSDKLVRLTVNFGDHKRTIIVGLKQERENPAEVVGKQALFVVNLEPRKMMGEMSEGMMFDIGYPDKVTPALALPERAVPNGTRAG encoded by the coding sequence ATGACTAGCGCCCCTGAGACTTTCGTCGCGGCCCCCATCAAGCCGACGATCTCCTACGAAGACCTCGCGAAGGTCGACGTCCGGGTCGGAGCGATCGAACATGTCGAGGACATGCCCAAGTCCGACAAGCTGGTGCGGCTGACCGTCAACTTCGGCGATCACAAACGGACCATCATCGTCGGGCTGAAGCAGGAGCGGGAGAATCCAGCCGAGGTCGTCGGGAAGCAGGCGCTGTTCGTCGTCAACCTCGAGCCACGCAAGATGATGGGCGAGATGTCCGAGGGGATGATGTTCGACATCGGCTACCCGGACAAGGTCACACCGGCGCTGGCGCTGCCGGAACGCGCCGTGCCGAACGGCACGCGCGCCGGCTGA
- a CDS encoding NAD(P)/FAD-dependent oxidoreductase: MKSGGGSGRTDVTAEYVVVGAGITGASIAAHLAGRGAPPLILEAGQPGCGATRVSGGMVRGYDPDPTTAELASSSIARYAEPSGWNTGVAPLHRVGAVTLAWLDQSEDLRRAQGELRAASGLDAHVVSDAGGSEVAGVRLAGAVALVEPTAGYVDPVSVTRLFVRQAVRDGSRLMTGTRLEAVSGTGGRILLRCAGLTVRARIVVLALGGWTSRPPSGVHVVGALIGTRSIQACVIRRPIGVPPHTTFVDLRTGCYGRPMTGRRSLIGFPLTVWGVDPDSDPAADIGHHRRTLEEVRRFLPWVPRGQTVRLVRSFDGYCDKADLLLRTRSPGVWSVRVGNGGGVRVAPELGRRVAEQLLARPDA; the protein is encoded by the coding sequence ATGAAGTCGGGGGGCGGGAGCGGCCGGACCGATGTGACGGCTGAGTACGTGGTCGTGGGGGCGGGGATCACCGGGGCGTCCATCGCGGCGCATCTCGCCGGCCGCGGCGCCCCGCCGCTCATTCTGGAAGCGGGGCAGCCGGGTTGTGGTGCTACCCGTGTTTCGGGCGGAATGGTGCGTGGATACGATCCCGATCCCACCACCGCCGAGCTGGCGAGCAGCAGCATCGCACGTTACGCGGAACCCTCCGGATGGAACACCGGTGTCGCGCCGCTGCATCGGGTCGGCGCTGTGACTCTGGCCTGGCTCGACCAGTCCGAGGATCTGCGCCGGGCGCAGGGCGAACTGCGCGCGGCTTCCGGCCTGGACGCGCATGTCGTCAGTGACGCCGGCGGGTCGGAGGTGGCCGGGGTGCGGCTGGCGGGGGCCGTCGCGCTCGTCGAACCGACGGCCGGCTATGTCGATCCGGTGTCAGTGACGCGGCTGTTCGTGCGGCAGGCGGTTCGAGACGGATCCAGGCTGATGACGGGCACCCGGCTCGAAGCGGTTTCCGGGACGGGCGGCAGGATTCTGCTTCGCTGCGCCGGGCTCACCGTCCGTGCGCGCATCGTCGTCCTGGCGCTCGGTGGTTGGACCAGTCGGCCACCGAGCGGTGTCCACGTGGTCGGAGCGCTGATCGGCACACGATCGATTCAGGCCTGTGTGATACGCCGCCCGATCGGCGTTCCGCCGCACACCACGTTCGTGGATCTGCGTACCGGGTGCTATGGGAGGCCGATGACGGGACGCCGGTCTCTGATCGGTTTCCCGCTCACGGTCTGGGGTGTGGATCCCGATTCGGACCCGGCGGCCGACATCGGCCACCATCGACGCACTTTGGAGGAGGTTCGGCGCTTTCTGCCCTGGGTCCCCCGAGGGCAGACCGTTCGGCTGGTCCGTTCGTTCGACGGCTACTGCGACAAGGCCGATCTGTTGCTGCGCACCCGGTCTCCCGGCGTGTGGTCCGTCAGGGTCGGCAACGGAGGCGGCGTACGTGTCGCGCCGGAGTTGGGCAGGAGGGTTGCCGAGCAACTGCTGGCGCGCCCTGACGCTTGA
- a CDS encoding lysine N(6)-hydroxylase/L-ornithine N(5)-oxygenase family protein, with amino-acid sequence MRAKCYDLVGIGFGPANIALAIALEEALETDPALTAVSARFVEADEDPVWQGGMLLDGSNIQNNPIRDLVTLRNPRSRYSFINYLHKCGRLLEHLNLPGEFPLRKEYAQYIAWVRHHFDDLVDYGHRVVSIEVVEHEDAPAYQVLTERGLRLLGRTLVIGTGRAPHIPVPFDELRDDRVFHAGDYLYRLADRAAEPGTVVVVGGSQSAVEITLDLTRRFPAARIHNYTRSFGLKLKDTSPFSEEAFFPSFTDYYFRASRVSKTNLDAYLRPTNYSSIDADVLHELYLQCYEQQLDGRQRVFVHTNRQVIDVAATPGSVCLTVAEVHTGEREELETDLVVLATGFLDIGPGPGREPVPALMSGLAGRLQFDDAGYLAIDEGYRVLPADDGLPPLFLNGLCETTHGIGDAGSFSLLSLRAAVLGERVRMLAAQPQHSST; translated from the coding sequence ATGCGTGCGAAATGCTACGACCTGGTGGGGATCGGATTCGGTCCAGCGAATATCGCACTCGCGATCGCTCTGGAGGAAGCCCTCGAGACCGACCCCGCCCTGACGGCGGTATCGGCACGGTTCGTCGAAGCCGACGAGGATCCCGTGTGGCAGGGCGGCATGCTGCTCGACGGCTCCAACATCCAGAACAATCCCATCCGGGACCTGGTCACCTTGCGCAATCCTCGGAGCCGCTACAGCTTCATCAACTACCTGCACAAGTGCGGGCGCCTGCTGGAGCACCTCAACCTGCCTGGGGAGTTCCCCCTGCGCAAGGAGTACGCGCAGTACATCGCCTGGGTTCGACACCACTTCGACGACCTCGTCGACTACGGCCACCGTGTGGTGAGCATCGAGGTCGTCGAGCACGAGGACGCTCCGGCCTACCAGGTCCTGACCGAACGCGGGCTGCGGCTTCTGGGCCGAACGCTGGTCATCGGCACCGGTCGGGCACCCCATATCCCCGTCCCCTTCGACGAGCTGAGGGACGACCGCGTGTTCCATGCCGGGGACTACCTCTACCGACTCGCGGATCGAGCCGCGGAGCCCGGGACGGTTGTCGTCGTCGGCGGAAGCCAGAGTGCCGTGGAGATCACCCTGGACCTCACCCGGCGCTTTCCGGCCGCCCGGATCCACAACTACACGCGGTCTTTCGGTTTGAAGCTCAAGGACACCAGCCCGTTCAGTGAGGAGGCGTTCTTCCCGAGCTTCACCGACTACTACTTCCGTGCTTCGCGGGTCAGCAAGACGAACCTGGACGCCTACCTGCGGCCGACGAACTACTCGTCCATCGACGCCGACGTCCTGCACGAGCTCTACCTCCAGTGTTATGAGCAGCAACTGGACGGCCGGCAGCGGGTGTTCGTCCACACCAACCGCCAGGTGATCGATGTCGCCGCCACCCCGGGCTCGGTCTGCCTGACAGTCGCGGAAGTCCACACCGGCGAACGGGAGGAGTTGGAGACAGACCTGGTCGTCCTGGCAACCGGGTTCCTGGACATCGGTCCGGGGCCCGGCCGGGAACCGGTTCCGGCTTTGATGTCCGGACTGGCCGGGCGCCTTCAGTTCGACGACGCCGGCTACCTGGCGATCGACGAGGGATACCGGGTCCTTCCGGCAGACGACGGCCTGCCTCCCCTGTTCCTCAACGGATTGTGCGAGACCACGCATGGAATCGGCGACGCGGGTTCCTTCAGCCTGCTGTCGCTGCGCGCCGCCGTACTGGGCGAGCGGGTTCGGATGCTCGCCGCCCAGCCGCAGCACAGCTCGACATGA